In Montipora foliosa isolate CH-2021 chromosome 13, ASM3666993v2, whole genome shotgun sequence, one DNA window encodes the following:
- the LOC137983641 gene encoding uncharacterized protein isoform X1 has protein sequence MIPLSFYNQAREAKKMSGTSNPILNAAAGDRPFKTLVVNRESSDQRATGQEDLNRLRTCSKEQTGKSLGDYHSTVRRALTKETRLVNPPPWAACAKTLQRLLEQYMDDHNSMSPLEGGVLDGDTLQSMVTEKGQKNVDQVTSRAPTPPPLVNRPSKRLPEQSQMTDIIHSQSKRPKWENYRGDDMTNPLRSLFKGNADFREEMFEKTKSLENTLKQLRPPPPLLKKGPRNKTNEDLQRTSQGNNVSVAWEGHEQKVGRELLRGKKETANITNVSGRDSEQRETLSTKERSSHISPDCKSEPVPRQITEGDHKSSCGGYAFDHTSMPKIVAVHSISKYAEDEDEWERNKAFISKVKALEEGRKKLVQTALAQTNSNPHKTRDSTFQLVRVSKEVDKLSNVNDSGVVQEEVSFERYVLYHLLSEHNGNVEQVRRVLRQTLIQEWLSYCNGDVDPKLQIFNGVNFHELRELYERWCQLQRDSKKNHFSEGKIPDICNSENMIGSNNIQRLLDSKNVEKQFRGTWSSQRSLNSQHHEEARLGFKGGNCSTNSNLNLDTRISRIPINSLHTSPSFQERERNSFVAETTNKNNRTGTSFTQLSTPQNSSQSRPLSHFANVNRNILTMNSDASRESSGFQHVSGGFHMSPAEHAPGQEFCRSREQVVGECSAEGSDCMQHQSKIVIQEQERADGTNTASVTLLHISQTNTKQGCEKNTCTDLECRAVQSKHQIKHNRPESQSKHNVRCQEDKGTYLWRFKNGKLISDSMPCIKDGEVIREFDMQNLFSGQRKITETTQTPLKAKTGTSTSEPQPQSQTLSSLNDRSCQIKGGQTPHNIQAIQEQHKKVCGAATCGKPCFCVLGTRFGQQRAETEKSSIQRLQQLVDKPTNKSHVIPTQDQRPYKDVQDLRRHSFTPSVPSKEQDFPLSNKQRNDQNIQTYHASFTARDVQPFAGLETFPNANGKEIHANRQGVSHARETWFSSVGAESLSNHTKSKQPLFADHGSHCKKKADERPSAVTNTETHMQLAESRNLCSSVLRHHPLIACMDTSNSEKDDRASCGTQKKYGNESAYSNANAQKNQFQSRFNPSSNAQSTEPSFPGLYHSRSQDPNQESTHYPKALSNAQKRDFLIFKDNTETLHAQPNHTAGLFIKSTTQTNQRPENFNGPFQDSQRVKSNQQANTGLNSFLTAFPNRLNIHTSISLQDNSQSVSMSRISQPRAKEHANACVKAEISANASLQSKSGSDIPPSSNEQVNRQWDPISYSQHYTQMANQNPSINLKTLLSGQHDQESTPSSLDSSKRQLPQPTESTVSNQFEAQARKQAITNTTEKVGENAYVSIHILQPPSTLVKVASKVDATSTPTPELNASSNHSADSRRSMKCTSVKSEKRKDTQCRYATPVPPKKASSSLKQLAKKVIETRKRHEMENIPWKKKILKSLEAVLMKRLRKTEKDTGIKADLEDGIAAEKEKNVNDKK, from the exons ATGATTCCTTTGAGTTTTTATAACCAAGCAAGAGAAGCCAAAAAGATGTCTGGTACCAGCAATCCAATTCTGAACGCTGCTGCAGGTGACCGACCATTTAAGACCCTTGTTGTCAACCGGGAGTCTAGTGACCAAAGAGCGACAGGACAAGAAG ATCTAAACAGGCTGAGAACTTGTTCTAAGGAACAAACTGGCAAAAGTCTCGGTGACTATCATTCCACTGTAAGAAGGGCTTTGACCAAGGAAACGCGACTAGTAAATCCACCCCCGTGGGCGGCCTGTGCAAAAACTCTGCAACGTTTGTTGGAGCAATACATGGACGATCACAATTCAATGTCACCATTGGAAGGAGGGGTATTGGATGGTGACACTTTACAAAGCATGGTTACCGAAAAGGGACAGAAAAATGTTGATCAGGTGACTTCTCGTGCACCAACACCACCGCCACTGGTCAATCGACCATCAAAACGACTCCCGGAGCAAAGTCAAATGACTGATATCATACACTCGCAGTCCAAGCGCCCAAAATGGGAAAATTACAGAGGTGACGATATGACGAACCCCCTGAGATCATTATTCAAGGGCAATGCTGATTTCCGCGAGGAAatgtttgaaaaaacaaaatcgCTGGAAAACACTTTAAAGCAGCTGCGTCCTCCACCACCGCTATTAAAAAAAGGGCCAAGGAACAAAACCAATGAAGACCTCCAAAGAACAAGCCAAGGAAATAACGTTTCTGTTGCGTGGGAAGGCCATGAGCAGAAAGTAGGTCGGGAGCTATTAAGAGGGAAAAAGGAAACAGCAAATATTACAAACGTTAGTGGTCGTGATTCCGAACAAAGAGAGACACTGTCAACCAAGGAACGTTCATCACATATATCTCCTGACTGTAAATCAGAACCTGTGCCCAGACAAATAACAGAAGGTGATCACAAATCGTCTTGTGGAGGATACGCATTTGATCACACGTCTATGCCAAAAATCGTTGCGGTTCATTCCATTTCAAAGTATGCCGAAGACGAGGACGAATGGGAACGAAACAAAGCTTTCATTTCCAAAGTTAAAGCTCTTGAGGAAGGGAGAAAAAAACTCGTTCAAACCGCACTTGCCCAAACTAATTCAAACCCACATAAAACACGAGACAGCACCTTTCAACTTGTTCGCGTTTCTAAGGAGGTAGATAAACTCAGCAACGTAAATGACAGTGGCGTGGTCCAAGAAGAAGTCTCCTTCGAGCGTTATGTGCTCTATCACTTACTCTCCGAACACAACGGGAACGTCGAACAAGTCAGACGCGTTCTCAGACAAACTTTGATTCAAGAGTGGTTGTCCTATTGTAACGGCGACGTCGATCCGAAGCTTCAGATATTTAACGGAGTGAATTTTCATGAGCTTCGAGAGCTTTACGAAAGGTGGTGCCAGTTACAAAGAGACTCGAAGAAAAATcacttcagtgaaggtaaaATTCCAGATATTTGTAACAGTGAGAATATGATAGGGTCAAATAACATCCAAAGACTGCTCGATTCAAAGAATGTAGAAAAACAGTTCAGAGGTACTTGGTCCTCACAAAGGTCTCTGAATTCTCAACACCACGAGGAAGCTCGTTTGGGATTCAAGGGAGGAAACTGTTCGACTAACAGCAATTTGAACTTGGATACTCGAATTTCCCGGATACCTATTAATTCATTgcacacttctccaagttttcaAGAACGAGAAAGAAATAGTTTCGTTGCAGAAACCACGAATAAAAATAATCGAACGGGAACTTCTTTTACGCAGTTATCAACTCCTCAAAACTCCTCACAATCGAGACCTTTGAGTCACTTTGCTAACGTTAATCGCAACATTTTGACAATGAATTCAGATGCGAGTAGAGAAAGCAGTGGTTTTCAACACGTATCAGGTGGTTTTCATATGTCACCCGCTGAGCATGCCCCAGGACAGGAATTTTGTCGCTCTCGGGAACAAGTCGTCGGGGAGTGTTCTGCAGAGGGTTCTGACTGCATGCAACACCAGTCCAAGATTGTTATTCAGGAACAAGAAAGGGCTGATGGCACTAACACTGCCTCTGTTACACTTCTACACATTTCTCAAACTAACACAAAACAAGGTTGCGAAAAAAACACCTGCACCGATTTAGAATGTAGAGCTGTCCAGTCTAAGCACCAGATAAAACACAATCGTCCAGAATCACAAAGCAAACATAATGTGCGTTGTCAAGAAGACAAGGGAACTTACCTCTGGCgctttaaaaatggaaagcTTATCAGCGACAGCATGCCATGCATCAAGGATGGAGAAGTAATTCGAGAATTTGATATGCAAAACCTCTTTTCCGGTCAGCGGAAAATCACAGAAACAACGCAGACACCTTTAAAAGCAAAAACAGGGACGTCTACCTCCGAGCCACAACCCCAATCCCAGACGCTAAGTTCACTAAACGACAGGAGCTGCCAGATTAAAGGGGGACAAACTCCGCATAATATTCAGGCAATTCAAGAACAACACAAAAAGGTGTGTGGTGCTGCTACTTGTGGTAAGCCGTGTTTCTGTGTTTTGGGAACTAGGTTTGGACAACAGCGCGCTGAAACAGAAAAAAGTTCAATTCAACGTTTGCAGCAGTTGGTTGATAAACCAACAAATAAATCTCATGTAATTCCAACTCAAGATCAACGACCTTACAAGGATGTTCAAGATTTAAGGAGGCATTCATTTACCCCTAGTGTTCCTTCCAAGGAACAGGACTTTCCTCTTTCCAATAAACAACGAAATGACCAAAACATTCAAACGTATCACGCGAGTTTTACTGCACGCGACGTTCAACCTTTTGCTGGCCTTGAAACTTTCCCCAATGCAAATGGGAAAGAAATTCACGCAAACCGACAAGGAGTCAGTCATGCACGAGAGACATGGTTCTCTAGTGTTGGCGCCGAAAGTTTGAGCAATCATACGAAGTCAAAGCAACCCCTTTTTGCCGATCACGGTAGTCACTGTAAAAAGAAGGCTGACGAGAGGCCCAGTGCTGTCACTAACACAGAGACTCACATGCAGCTCGCTGAAAGCCGAAATTTATGCAGCAGTGTACTGAGACACCATCCACTAATTGCGTGTATGGATACCTCAAACAGTGAAAAGGATGATCGAGCGTCATGTGGTACACAAAAGAAATATGGCAACGAATCAGCTtattcaaatgcaaatgcacaaaaaaaccaatttcagtccaggtttaacccATCGAGTAATGCACAGAGTACTGAGCCATCTTTTCCTGGCCTTTACCACTCACGTAGTCAGGACCCAAATCAGGAATCTACCCATTACCCAAAAGCTTTAAGCAATGCGCagaaaagagatttcttaatatttaaagataacaCCGAAACATTGCATGCACAGCCAAACCATACTGCTGGCCTTTTTATTAAATCTACTACACAAACTAACCAACGACCAGAGAATTTCAATGGACCATTTCAAGATTCACAGAGGGTAAAGAGCAATCAACAAGCCAATACTGGACTCAACAGTTTTCTTACTGCATTTCCAAATCGATTGAACATTCATACGTCAATTTCGTTACAAGATAACTCCCAGTCGGTTTCCATGTCTCGCATCTCACAACCAAGGGCAAAAGAACATGCAAACGCTTGCGTCAAGGCAGAAATTTCCGCAAATGCTAGCCTGCAATCTAAATCAGGCTCAGATATTCCACCTTCAAGTAACGAGCAAGTAAACCGACAATGGGATCCCATTTCTTATTCTCAACATTACACTCAGATGGCAAACCAAAATCCAAGTATAAATCTTAAAACACTACTTTCTGGACAACATGATCAGGAATCTACTCCCAGTTCTCTTGATTCGAGCAAACGGCAACTTCCCCAGCCAACCGAATCCACTGTTAGTAATCAATTCGAAGCACAAGCACGAAAACAAGCTATAACCAACACCACTGAAAAAGTGGGAGAAAACGCATATGTCAGTATCCACATTTTACAACCACCTTCCACCTTGGTTAAGGTCGCATCCAAGGTCGATGCAACATCAACACCAACGCCAGAACTGAATGCATCCTCCAACCACTCAGCAGATAGTAGACGGTCAATGAAATGTACGTCCGTGAAGTCGGAAAAAAGGAAAGACACACAGTGCAGATATGCAACACCAGTGCCTCCAAAGAAAGCAAGCTCTTCACTTAAGCAGCTCGCCAAAAAGGTTATCGAGACTCGAAAAAGACACGAGATGGAAAACATTCCATGGAAGAAGAAGATCCTGAAATCTCTTGAGGCAGTTCTAATGAAGCGGCTCAGGAAAACCGAAAAAGATACTGGGATTAAAGCTGATCTTGAAGACGGTATCGCAgcggaaaaagagaaaaatgtgaatgacaaaaagtga